The genomic region CACCGTTGCGCGGTGAACTCGACGTGCAGCTCGGTGAGTCCGCGCAAGAGGAACGTCGGCTCGTAGGCGTATCGCCGTTGACCGGGCGCGCCGTGCCTGGATTCGCTGATGGTGATGTCGCGCAGGCGGTCCAGCAGGCGGTGCACGGTGACGACTCCTTCAGCGCGTGCCAGCGGTGCGCCTGCGCAGGTGTGGATTCCCCTGCCGAACGCGATGTGCTCCCGTACGTTCTTGCGGTCCAAACGGAAGACGTGTGGATCGTCGAACTTGACCGGATCGCGATTGGCCGCCCCTAGGCACAGCATCAACACCGTCCCTGCCTTGATGGGCACTCCGCCGAGAGTGGTTGTCTTACGGGCCAACCGGAAGTCGACCTTGGTGGGGCTTTGGAACCGCAGCGCCTCCTCCATGAAGGCTGGAATCAGGTCGCGATTCGCGCGCAGTTGATCCTGAAGCTCCGGCTGGTCACCCAGTGTCTGGACGGCCGCACTCAGCAGCTTCGTGACGGTTTCCTGCCCAGCGGCGAAGAGGAATGTGGCCGGCCGGGCCACCTCCAGAATCTCCGGCGTCGAGCCGTCGGGATAGGTCGCGGCGGCCATGCCGCCCAACACGTCGTCGCGCGGTTCCCGACGCCGGTCGGCAATGTATCCGCTGAATCTGTCGTCGAGGTACTCAAGCGGGTTGAGTCCGACGGCCTCGCCGTCGAGCGCTCCGACGCGGTTGCCCTGCGGCTTCTCCGCGCCGAGGGCGCGGCGGAACTCGGCCCGGTCCTCCTCGGGCACTCCGAGCAGGTCGGTGATGGCCAGGGTCGCGAAGGGCCTTGCGTACTCGGAGAGGAACTCGCAATGGCCGTTGTCGATGAACTCGTCGAGCTGCGTGTCGACGAGCCGCCACATGAAGTCCTCGTTCTCCTTCAGCCGGCGTGGCGTCAGGAGCTTGCTTAGCAGCGATCGTGCCTTCTCGTGGGACGGCGGATCCATGACGACCATGTGCTCGAAGATCGGGAACTCGTGTCGGTGCGCCTCGATTTGGGCTGTGATGTCGTCACCCTCCGGCTCGAAGGGCAGCGGCGGGAACGGTCCGCCGATCGCGTTGACCGCGGAGAAGGAGTCGACGTCCTTGAAGGCCGCCATGACCTCGGCGTAGCCCGTTACCGCGACGACGCCGTGGTGTGGCTCCTGAAACACCGGACCTTGGCTGCGCAGGTATTCGTAGTAGGCGTAGGGATCCTGCGCGATCTCAGCGTTGCTGAAGTAGTCGACGTCAGCCAGTTCAGTCATTGGATGGGCCTTCCGAAGTTGTTGGTCAGCGGGGCGTCAACCCAACTGATGGCTTGGCGGGGGCAGGCGGCGATGGCGGCGTCGACGTCGTCATGCCGCGCGGCGTCCGGGGACTCGTCGCCGACGGCGATGTCATCACCGAGCTCGAAGACTTCCGGTGCGATGTCGATGCACAGCGCATGCGCTTCACAGAGTCGCGGATCAACGCGGACGCTTCTTCCGGCGGGCATCATTTCTCCTCGCTCTCGCGGAGTCGTGGCGAAAAAACTGATCGATCGACCAAAATGGTAAGGTGCTGCATGCTTATCACGGGCCGCGGAAGTCGGTCAAGCCAACGTCGGCTGGGCCGTTGAGTGGCGACATCCCGAAAGGCGAAGTCGGATGACGGCGGAGCGCGACTGCGTCTGATCGAGGCGACCGCGCAGATCATGCACGACGAGGGGTATGCCGCCGCGACGTCGCGAAGGGTGGCGGCAATGGCCGGTGTGAAGCAGGCGCTGGTCTACTACTACTTCCCGACCATGGACGATCTGTTCCTCGAGGTGCTGAAAGCTGGCGCCGACGTGGCGCTGGCTCAGATGCGCACGGCGTTGACTGACGACGACCCGATCCGCGCGCTCTGGCATATCAACAGCGACGCCCGCGGGACCGTGCTCAACACGGAGTTCATGGCCCTGGCCAACCACCGCAAGGTGATCGGTGCCGAACTCAAGGCGTACGCCGAGCGGGTTCGCGATATCGAAACGGCGGCCGTCACCATGGTGATGCGTGCCAATGGTGTCGATCTGGACGCCTACCCGCCGGTCGCCATCGCGATGCTCGTCGCGCAGACGGCCCGCAGTCTCGGCAACGAGATGGCGGTCGGTGTGACAACGGGACATGACGAGTTACGTGCGCTCGTCGAGCGCCATATCGACCTACTCACCAAACCCGTCCCGGCGGTTCGCGGCTAAATTCGTTCGCCTCACACCGCCCTGGACTCTTCGAGGGCGGCATCGGAGCACGGTTCCTGGCTGGTGCGCGCGCTCTGATTCGGCCATTGACAACCCTCGTCGCCCGTGCGAATGTTCCTGATCGATCGATCAATTTCCAACGAGTGATTGCGAGGGACACATGTCCGGTCGGCTAGAGGGCAAGGTTGCGTTCATCACCGGGGCGGCTCGCGGCCAGGGTCGCAGCCATGCGGTCCGGCTCGCCGAGGAGGGCGCCGACATCATCGCGGTGGACATCTGCGGTCCGGTGAGCAACAACACGCAGATCGAACCGGCGACCCCCGAGGACCTCATCGAGACGGCCGATCTGGTCAAGCAGTTGAATCGGCGCATCGTCACCGCCGAGGTGGACGTGCGCGACTATGACGCGGTGAAGGCCGCGGTCGACGGTGGCGTCGAGCAGCTGGGGCGGCTCGACATCATCTGCGCGAACGCGGGTATCGGCAACGGCGGGCAGACGCTGGATCACACCAGCGAGGCGGACTGGACCGACATGATCGACGTCAACCTGTCCGGTGTGTGGAAGACCGTGAAAGCGGCTGTCCCGCACCTGATCTCTCAGGGTGAGGGCGGTTCGATCATCCTCACGAGTTCGGTCGGCGGCTTGAAGGCCTACCCGCACACCGGTCACTACATCGCCGCAAAGCACGGGGTGGTCGGCTTGATGCGCACGTTCGCAGTCGAACTCGGACAGCATTCGATTCGCGTCAACTCGGTTCACCCGACGAACGTCAACACTCCGTTGTTCATGAACGAGGGGACGATGCGGCTTTTCCGGCCGGACCTCGAGAACCCGGGTCCAGACGACCTGGCCGTCGCTGCGCAGTTCATGCACGTGCTCCCGATCGGCTGGGTGGAGCCCGTCGATATCAGCAACGCGGTGCTGTTCCTCGCCTCCGACGAGGCGCGCTTCATCACTGGCCTGACCATGACGGTGGACGCCGGAAGCATGCTCAAATAGGCGCATTCGAATCGGGATAGGCGTCAGTGTCCGAGGCGTACTTGAACGCCGCGGGCTCGAAGCTGTTCGAAGGTATAGCTGAACTCGCCTCGCCGTCCGACGGAGACGACGTAGCGGTCCTCGCCTTCGGTGACCGGGAAGCTGAAGGAGAACGTGCATTCGGCGGTGGTTCCCTTGCCCTGCCCGAGCGATGTGGTGGCAAGGATCTCGCCCTTGCCGTTCTTGACGGTCACGCCGGTGCCCTCGCTGACGTCGGAGTATCCGTCCGCTCCCTCGCACGATGTTCCGTCGGACGCGACACCGTTCAAGCCCGCACTGTCCGTGAGGATGAAGATGCCTGAGACTGATGCTGTTTCGAGAACATGAAAACCGTGGGTGAACTGCGGGCAGAACGCGTCGACGGCGATCTTGTCGGCGGGTAGTCCCTGTTGAGCCTCACCATCTTCGAGCCGGCGACACACCTGCCGCCCATGCGCGACGGCATTGGCGTCGGAGTTGAACTGATTGGTCAGCCCGGCATCGTTGAGCGCTGCGAGGTACCTGGTTTCGGGCGGCGGTGGTGACCAACGGTCTGGCAGCAGCAGCACCCACGTCACCACTGCCGCCACGGCGAGAATCGCAGTGGCCACGCCCGTTGCGAACCACGTCGAGCGAATGCTCGACCGAGGGTTCGGCACCTCGAGGTAGGCCGGCAGCATCTTCCCGCCGACAGGGTCGCTCGACTCGGCCTTGCCGTTGCGCACACGGTTCGTCGGATGGTCGGCCAGGAAGTAACGACCCTCGTATCGCCCGGTGGGGTCCGAGCGCCACCCCGACAAGGAGGTCGACGAATGCGCCGGCCCACAGCGACCACATATGCCGCTCGCATCCACGTCGGAACCGCAATACGGGCAGGTCATCGGTGTCGATCCCGGAACAATGACCCCCGTGCCGTCGGTCCGAAACGGTTCACCGACGACCCCGAGTCCGCACGCATGCCCCCGACATCCGTCATCAGTAACCGTTATATGCCCGATGACCAGGTCTGCAGAGGCAATTCGACAGCATTCCGCGCGACCGGTGGCGAGCCTGCAACGAGATACCGGGCACTCTGCCAATAGTTTCAGGGTGCCCGAAAACAATCTTTGGTGCTCCAAAAGTGTTGCAACCAACGAGGTTTCACTCACATCAAGTTGCGTGTGTGGGCTGTGTCTGCGTAGGCTCGGGTCAGCGAAGGGGAGTAGCCCCCAATCGGGTAGTCGACATACTGGCCAACCGGCAACAGCCGGTCGTGGCCCGGTTACCCGGACCGGTCCAGCGGCCGGTGGGCGAGACCTTCGGCCGTACAACCGTTCCGGTTGCCGGCCGGAGGCGTCTACTGAACCCCCGGAACGGCAGCCACCGACCTAGGAGTCGAGGGTGCTAGCTGCCTTACTGCTGAGCTTCGCCGTCATCTTCGTGGCCGAGATGGGCGACAAGACCCAGCTGGTGGCGATGATGTTCGCGTTGCGCTACCGCTGGTGGGTCGTCCTGGCTGCCATCGCCGCCGCCACCACCGCAGTGCATGTCCTCTCGGTTGCCATCGGCCACTACCTCGGTGCCGCACTGCCGACGCATCTGCTCGGCCTGATCGCCGGTGCGGCGTTCATCTTCTTCGGGCTGTGGACCCTGCGGGGCGACTCGCTCTCCGATGAGGAGGCCTCACGTGCCGAGCGGGCCGCCGCGCCCGCGTTCTTCGTGGTCACCTCGGCGTTCGTCCTGGCCGAACTCGGCGACAAGACGATGCTGGCGACCATCACCCTTGCCGCGGACAACGACTGGCTGGGGGTCTGGATCGGCTCCACTCTGGGCATGGTGGTCGCCGACGGGCTGGCCATCATCGTCGGTGCGGTCGCGGGCAAGCACCTGCCCGAGCGGCTCATTCAGATCACCGCGGCCGCGCTGTTCCTCTTCTTCGGCGCCTACATGCTTCTCGAGAACATCTTCCCGACGGCATCTGCGGTCATCGTCGCCGGTAGTGCGATTGCGATCGTCCTCGCCTTCGCGGCGGCCCTGCGGATGCTGCCGGATCGGTTGCGTCCGGCCGTGTTGAGAGCCGAGCGCCCCGCTCCCGACGAGACCGATGAGCCCTTTGAGCCGTCGCAAGGCGGCGAGGACGAGCGGACGGCACACAAGGGCGGGTGAGACGGCCCGTTCGCTGTTCATTCAGGTGGTCGCGTTTGGCCGCGTCAACGAATGATGACGCGCCGGGATCGCCATAGAGGACGTATCCCGACCGCTGTCAGAGCCTAGGCTCAGGCATCGTGAGCAACGAGGGGGATCTCGAGCGGCCGCGTACACGTGGCCGCCCAGCCCGGATCAGTCGTGAGCGGATTCTGTCCGCCGCCCGCGGCATCCCCCGTGACGCGTTGACGATGCAGAGGGTGGCCGAGGCCCTCGGGGTGGATCCCAAGGCGCTCAACTACCACGTGGGCGACCGGGAGGGGCTGCGCCAACTGGTGGCCCTGGACGTCTTCGAGGCCGAGCTGCGCAGGATCGAGATTCCCGCTGGCGGCGACTGGCGCGAGGCGGTGCGGTCCTACGTGTACGCATTTCGCGAGGCGGTCATCAAGGTCGGTGTCCTGGCCGAGTCCATCCGCCTACCCGGGCGGCAGGGCCTGGGCACCCTCGGCCCCGTCGAGCGGGTCCTGCAGGCGCTGGTCGACGCCGGGCTGGACGCCGACGCGGCAGGGCGCGCGCTGACGTTGTTCACCGATATGGGCTACGCCGCCGGACGTGACGCGCTGCGGTTGGCCGACGATCCAGTGCACCCTGACGTCCCGGGTGTCGAGACGGCGCTGAAGTCGGCCTCCGACAACGACTTTCCGGTGTTGCGCCAGGTCGTCGCCGCCCGTGCGCACGCCGCGCCCGACGTGGGACAGCTTGAGTTCAACCTGGCGTTGGTCATCGCCGGCCTGGAACGGATCGCGTCGGACGCGCATCGCACCAGCTGATTTTCCCTGTTCGGGAAAAATATGGCGAAAAGCGCCTCGGAAGCGGGGTGTCAGCGGTAGACATGAGTCACCTGTTGACTGACTGCTGCATCGAGAGCGAGGCGAGATGACACCGCGGGATCCCTACCGGGTCGTCCAATGGACCACCGGAAACGTCGGCAAGAGTTCGGTCGCGGCGATCGCCAAGAACCCGACCCTGGACCTCGTCGGCTGCTACGCGTGGTCACCGGACAAGGCGGGCGCCGACGTCGGCGAACTGTGCGGTATCGAGCCGCTCGGCGTGACCGCGACCAACGACATCGATGCGCTGCTGGCGCTCAAGCCCGACGTCGTCGTCTACAACCCGATGTGGATCGACGTCAACGAGCTGGTGCGCATCCTGGAGGCGGGCATCAACGTGGTGGCGACGGCGTCGTTCATCACCGGGCACAACCAGGGCGACGGCCGCGACAAGATCGCCGACGCGTGCGCCCGCGGCGGCTCGACGATGTTCGGGTCCGGCATCAGCCCCGGCTACGTCAACCAGCTGTCGGTCGTCGCGGCAGGAATCTGCGACCGCGTCGACAGGATCACTGTCAACGAGGCCGCCGACACCACGTTCTACGACTCACCGGCGACCGAGAAGCCGGTCGGATTCGGGCAGCCGATCGATCACCCCGACCTGCAGGCGATGACCGCGCACGGCACCGGCGTGTTCGGCGAGGCGGTCCGGATGGTCGCCGACGCGCTCGGAATCGAACTCGACGAGGTGCGCTGCGACGCCGAGTATGCCGAGACCACAGAGGATCTCGACCTGGGCTCGTGGACCATCCCGGCGGGCTGTGTCGCGGGCGTGCACGCCACCTGGAAGGGCATCGTGGGCGGGGAGACCCGCGTCGAGATCTCCGTGCTGTGGAAGAAGGGTCAGACGCTCCAACCGAATTGGCCGATCGAGCAGGACGGCTGGGTCATCGAGATCGCGGGCCGTCCGACCGTGACGATGAAGGTCGGGTTCCTGCCGCCGCCCGACTTCGAGGCGACCACGTTGGAGGAGTTCATGGTGCTCGGTCACATCATGACCGCCACCCCACCGCTGAACGCAATCCCCGCCGTCGTGGCCGCCGCGCCGGGCATCGTCACCTACAACGACCTGCCGCTGATCCTGCCGCGCGGAGTTGTTCCGGTCTAGGCGACTCAGCGCGCCCGTTCGGTGAAGCGTTGCAGCAGAACCGACACCGTCAGCACCACGAGGCCCGCGACGGCGAGTATCGCGCCCGCGGCCGCCGGGGCGGTGTAGCCGTACCCCGCAGCGATCACCACACCGCCGATCCACGCACCTGTCGCGTTGGCGAAGTTGAAGGCCGAGTGCATCAGCGCGGCGGCCAGCGACTGCGCATCGTGGGCCACGTCCATCAGTCGGGTCTGCAGGGCGGGTGCGATGGAGGACCCCACGGCGCCGATGCAGAACAACCCGATCAGCGCGGTCCACGGGTTGTGGGCGGCGGCGACGAAGACCGCCAGCACCACGGCAAGGGCGGTGATCGCGCCATAGAGCCAGCCGATGACCGAGACGTCGGCCATCTTGCCGCCGACCAGGTTGCCGATCACCATGCCCGCACCGAAGATCATGAGTGCCAACGGAATCATGCCGCGTGACAGGCCCGCGACGTCGGTCAGCGTGGTCGCGATGTAGGTGTACACCGCGAACATTCCGCCGAACCCGACCATGCCGACCAACAGGGCCAGCAACACCTGCGGGCGCTTGAGCGCGCTGAGTTCGGTGAGCGGGCTGGTGACATGCATCGAGTGCATGCTCGGCAGCCAGAACCAGAGCGCGGCCAGGGTCAGCAGGCCGATCACCACGACGAGCCCGAACGCGCTGCGCCAGCCGAAGTGCTGGCCGAGCCACGACGCCACGGGTACGCCGAGGACGGTGGCAACCGTAAGGCCGGCCAACACATGTGAGACGGCCTTGGCCCGGTTCTGTGGGCCCATCAGGTGCGCGGCCACCAGCGCGGCGATGCCGAAGTACGCGCCGTGCGGCAGCCCGGCGATGAAGCGCGCCGCGATCAGCGAGCCGTAGGTGGGGGCGAACACGCTTGCCAGGTTGGCGAGGGTGAACATCACCATCAGGCCGAGCAGCAGCGTCCTGCGCTGCATGCGGGCGGTCAGCGCGGCGATAAGCGGCGCTCCGACAACGACGCCGAGTGCGTACGCCGAGATGACGTGACCCGCGGTCGGTTCGGTGATCCCCAGGCTCCCCGCGATATCGGGCAGCAGGCCCATCGCCACGAACTCGGTGGTTCCGATGCCGAAACCGCCCACGGCCAGCGCGAACACCGCCAGCCACCGGACGGTGGTGTCGGGGGCGACGACCGACTGCGGGCGGGTCGGTCGGTTCAGGGCTCGGGTCACGTGACAACGGTAGAGGTACTTATGCCGTTCTTCAAACTGACTTATGTATTCCCGAGGCGAAAGTGGCATTCCTTACGTTTTTCGTGCTTCAATCGAACCCATGGTCGGCGTCGGCGAGGTGTTCGCCCACATCAGGGAGCTGCGCGATACGACACGCGCAGAACTCGGCCAGCTGACCGGCCTGTCGCGCACCGCGATCGCGGTCCGGGTGGCCGCCCTGATGGATCTGGGCCTGGTCGCGGAGAGTGAGTCCGCCGCGTCGACCGGAGGTCGCCCGGCTGCCATGCTCACGTTCGACGCCGACGCGGGGGTCGTGCTCTGTGTGGCGGTCGGCATCAGCCGCACACGCCTGGCGGTGTGCAACCTCGCAGGCGAGATCGTCGCCACCTCTGACATCGACCAGGAGGTTGCGCTCGGGCCCGACGACCTGATGCCCGACGTGGTCAAGCGCCTCGACGTGCTGCTGCAGGAGCGTCGCGACGTTCCCGTGTACGGGGTGGGGCTCAGCATGCCAGGGCCGGTCGATCGGGAACGTGGGTGCAGTCGCGACTCGCCGATCCTGCGCGGATGGGACGGCGTGGAACTGCGCCCGTACTTTGCTGAGCTGCAGGCGCTTTCCGGAGGGCAGGAGCGCAGCGACCCGGGATTTGGCGCCGCCGTTCCGGTGCTGTTCGACAACGACGCGAACGCGATCGCCCTCGGCGAGCGCGGCGGTGAGCTGGCCGGGCTCGACGACCTTCTGGTGCTCAAGGCGTCGACCGGTCTGGGTGCGGGCATCATCGCCGGCGGCGTGCTGCAGCGCGGCGCGGCACAGGCCGCGGGGGAGTTCGGGCACAACAAGATCGCTGCGGCGCAGGGTATTCCGTGCAGATGCGGTGACACGGGCTGCCTCGAGGCGATTGCCGGCGGGTGGGCGCTGGTACACCAACTGCAGCAGCAGGGGCGATCCGTGCGGCACATGCGCGACGTCATCGAACTCGTTCACGCCGGCGACCCGGACGCGCGACGAATGATCCGCGACAGCGGCAGGCACATCGGTGAGGTCGTCGCCGCGGCGGTCAACCTGCTCAACCCGGCGGTCCTCGTCATCGCCGGTGACCTGGCGGCCGCCTACGAGGTGTTCGTCGCGGGATTCCGAGAGTCGCTGTACCGCAACGCCACCGCCATGGCCACCCGGGAACTCGAGGTGGTCCCTGCCGCGCACGGCGGACACTCGGCGGTGGTGGGCACCGCGGCGATGGTGCTCGACGAGGTGCTCAGCGCGCGCTCGGTCGACGCACTCGCCGGCTGAGCAGTCCCGCCAGGATCAACTCAAGCGATTCCCGCAGTGTGGCGTCGAACTCGAGCTTGTGGAACTGCAGAGCGGGGTCGCATTCATATGCCGCCACGACCGCCGGTGCGGTGTGGCAGTGCGTCCATGCCGCGGTGGCCATCAGCGCGGCCATCGCTGTGAACTTGCGGGCATCGTCGCCGCTGAGTTCGGGAAGCTGCGTCGACACCATCCCGGCGAGGCGCTCTATGTTGGCGAGGCTGGCGCGCTTGTACGTCAGGACGGTATCGGTCGAAATGTTGTGCTCGAGCACCGAGGCCTGTGCGCTCATCAGATCGCACAGGACAGGCCTCGCGGCCAACGAGTCCGCGATGACAGTGGCCACTCGGACGGCGCGCGAGGACACGGGATCTGACCGGTCGAACCCGACCGCGAGGTCCGCCTCCAGCGCGTCCACCCATTCACCGAGCGCCTCGGCGGACAACTCCAGCAGCACGGCCTCTCGCGACTCGAAGTAGCGCAGCACATTGGACTTCGCCATGCAGGCCCGGCGGCTCAACCCGTTGAGGGTCACCTCGGACACCGGCATCTCCTCGAGCATCGCCCGTGCGGTGTCGAGGATCGCGTTGCGCCGAACTTCCCGCTGTTCAGGGCTATGCGCACGGACGAAGGACATCACGCCGCCAGCTTAAGGCACCACCGGTCTCTTGCCTAGCGACCGGCGGTCTGTTAGCGTCGGCGGCACTAGAGACCAGCGGTCGCTAAGCGGCCCGAGGGGAGAGGAACGCCCATGTATGACGTCACCGACCAGACCGGTCGACGGTTCGTGATCACCGGGTCCAACAGCGGCACCGGCAAGGAGGCGGCGCGCCGCATCGCCGCTGCGGGCGGCCATGTCGTCATGGCGGTGCGCACCGAGGAGAAGGGGCATGCCGCGGCCGAGGAGATCCGCCGCGATGTGCCTGCCGCGTCGCTCGAGGTCCGGCGGGTGGACCTCGCGGACCTCGCCAGCGTGCGCGCGTTCGCCGAGACAATCCTGTCCGACGGCCATCCGCTCGATGTGCTGATCAACAATGCGGGCGTGATGGCGGTGCCACAGCGCACGACCACTGTGGACGGCTTTGAGTTGCAGTTCGGCAGCAACTTCCTCGGCCCGTTCGCCCTGACGAATTTGCTTCTGCCGCTTCTGCTCTCATCGGAGTCGCCGCGTGTGACGACAATGTCCAGCGGGGCCGCCAATATGGGCCGCATCAACTTCCGCGACCTGCAGTTCGCGCAGTCCTACAGCCCGGTCAAGGCATACGCACAATCCAAGCTGGCCGACCTGCTGCTCGGCCTGCACCTGGCGAGGGTGGCCAGGCAGCGCGACTGGAACCTGTTGAGCACCATTGCTCATCCGGGGTACACACGCACCAACCTGCAGGCCACCGGGCCCAACCTCGGGCGCGCGAAGAAGCGGTTCAACCCGTTGTTTGACCTGCCGATCCTGCCGTCGCAGGACGTCGTGCCGGGCACCGAGCCGCTGCTGTTCGCGGCGACCGACCCGTCGGCGCGCCAGGGTGCGTACTACGGCCCCAGCGGCTTGGGTGGCCTCGTCGGGCCCACCAAGACACTCGACCTGCCGCGCAGTTCGCGTGGTGTCGATCTGGCGGCGTCGCTGTGGGCGGTGGCCGAGAACCTGACCGGCACGAGGCTGCCGGCCGGGGAGTTCACGCCTTCGCGATGACGTTCTCCGCGAACCACTCCAGGTTGCGGATCTTGGCGTCGAGCGGCTCAGTGTCCTGGCCCGTGATGTAGGGAATCCGGAAGCCGACGATGACGTCGGTGACACCCTTGTCCTCGAGTCGCTTGACACCGTCGAGGGTGAACCCGTCGATGGAGATGACGTGGATCTGGAATTCGTCGGCGAGTCCGATGCGTTCCTCTTCGTCCCGATACTTCTGCAACTTGGCGAGCAGCGGATCGAGCTCGGCGGGGTCGCCGCCGCCGTGCATCCAGCCATCGTTGCGGGCGGCGCGCCGTAGCGCGGC from Mycolicibacterium sp. YH-1 harbors:
- a CDS encoding SDR family oxidoreductase; its protein translation is MYDVTDQTGRRFVITGSNSGTGKEAARRIAAAGGHVVMAVRTEEKGHAAAEEIRRDVPAASLEVRRVDLADLASVRAFAETILSDGHPLDVLINNAGVMAVPQRTTTVDGFELQFGSNFLGPFALTNLLLPLLLSSESPRVTTMSSGAANMGRINFRDLQFAQSYSPVKAYAQSKLADLLLGLHLARVARQRDWNLLSTIAHPGYTRTNLQATGPNLGRAKKRFNPLFDLPILPSQDVVPGTEPLLFAATDPSARQGAYYGPSGLGGLVGPTKTLDLPRSSRGVDLAASLWAVAENLTGTRLPAGEFTPSR